A single genomic interval of Bacillus spongiae harbors:
- a CDS encoding PolC-type DNA polymerase III, with protein MSNNLSGRERFRLLLQQMQLTEDAFVQYFKEAEILRLIVDRKTKSWHFVFQLDEVIPYPVFARFSDRLIHTFKHIATVGFSVSVKNHHHSENHIADYWRECIKDIQGISPPILAMLNQQQPKVQGNRLLIEATNELEATQVKKKYGDMISSILTKYGFPAFSIDTAIVEKQENEDFANFLKQKQIEDQERGKQAVVDMQKRDAEETNGTEPSGPLMIGLTIKEDADFRKLEEIYDEERRVAVEGFVFEAETKELRSGRTLLTFKVTDYTSSIMVKMFSRDKEDAAIMANLKKGMWIRARGSIQNDTFVRDLVMIANDLNEITPVLRKDKAPEGEKRVELHLHTPMSQMDAVSSVSDLISQAKKWGHKAIAVTDHAVVQSFPEAFSAGKKNDIKIIYGVEANLVDDGVPIAYNEAHRLLEEDTFIVFDVETTGLSAVYNTIIELAAVKVHKGEVIDTFERFANPHHPLSATTIDLTGITDDMVSGAPEVEEVLRDFHKWAEDGILVAHNATFDMGFLNVGYQKSGLAKASNPVIDTLELARFLYPEMKNHRLNTLAKKFDVDLTQHHRAIYDAEATGYLLIKMLKDANEKDIHYHDQMNQYMGKGESFKRSRPYHCTLLAQNEIGLKNLFKLVSISHIDYFYRVPRIPRSVLQKHREGIIVGSGCSKGEVFEGMMQKAPEEVEDSARFYDYIEVQPKEVYQHLIEMDLIQSQQNLEDIIEKIIDLGERLHIPVVATGNVHYLNPNDAIYRKILINSQGGANPLNRHQLPEVHFRTTDEMLQCFSFLGEDRAKEIVVTNTNKMADMIEVIKPIKDDLYTPKIDGADEEVREMSYSMARSIYGDELPDLVEARLEKELKSIIGHGFAVIYLISHKLVKKSLDDGYLVGSRGSVGSSFVATMTEITEVNPLPPHYVCPSCKHSEFFNDGSVGSGFDLPNKDCIKCGVPYTKDGHDIPFETFLGFKGDKVPDIDLNFSGEYQPRAHNYTKVLFGEEYVYRAGTIGTVADKTAYGYVKGYTSDHNLQLRGAEVDRLVKGCTGVKRTSGQHPGGIIVVPDYMEIYDFSPIQYPADDQSSEWKTTHFDFHSIHDNLLKLDILGHDDPTVIRMLQDLSGIDPKTIPTDDPEVMKIFSGPEPLGVTEEQIMCKTGTLGIPEFGTRFVRQMLEDTKPTTFSELVQISGLSHGTDVWLGNAQELIHNKTCTLSEVIGCRDDIMVYLIYQGLEPSLAFKIMESVRKGKGLQPEMEDEMKKNNVPDWYIDSCKKIKYMFPKAHAAAYVLMAVRIAYFKVHLPLLYYAAYFTVRAEDFDVDAMVKGTQSIRARVEEILAKGLEAAPKEKSLLTVLELALEMTERGFNFQRVDLYKSDASQFIIEGNSLIPPFNSIPGLGTNAAINIVKSRKEGEFLSKEDLQQRGRVSKTIIEYLDNHGCLESLPDQNQLSLF; from the coding sequence ATGAGTAATAACCTATCCGGTAGAGAACGATTTCGACTATTGTTACAGCAAATGCAATTAACGGAGGATGCATTTGTACAGTATTTTAAGGAAGCTGAGATTTTACGCTTAATCGTTGATCGAAAAACAAAAAGTTGGCATTTTGTGTTTCAGCTAGACGAAGTCATACCGTATCCTGTATTTGCACGATTTTCAGATCGTTTAATTCATACATTTAAGCATATTGCGACAGTAGGTTTTTCAGTAAGTGTGAAAAATCATCATCATTCCGAAAATCACATTGCGGATTATTGGAGAGAGTGCATTAAAGATATACAAGGAATATCCCCTCCTATTTTAGCAATGCTAAATCAGCAACAGCCAAAGGTTCAAGGGAATAGATTATTAATTGAAGCTACTAATGAATTAGAAGCAACGCAAGTGAAAAAGAAATACGGAGATATGATCTCTTCGATTTTAACTAAATACGGATTTCCTGCATTTTCGATTGATACAGCTATCGTCGAAAAACAGGAAAACGAGGATTTTGCAAATTTTCTGAAGCAAAAGCAAATAGAGGATCAAGAACGAGGCAAACAAGCAGTTGTTGATATGCAAAAGCGTGATGCGGAAGAGACAAATGGCACAGAACCATCAGGTCCATTAATGATTGGCTTAACGATTAAAGAGGATGCTGATTTCCGTAAGCTAGAGGAGATTTATGATGAAGAGCGCAGAGTAGCTGTCGAAGGGTTTGTTTTTGAAGCGGAAACGAAAGAGTTACGAAGCGGGAGAACCTTGTTAACTTTTAAAGTGACAGATTACACTAGCTCAATTATGGTAAAAATGTTCTCTAGAGATAAAGAGGACGCTGCAATTATGGCGAATTTGAAAAAAGGAATGTGGATTCGCGCAAGAGGAAGTATTCAAAATGATACATTTGTTCGTGATCTCGTTATGATTGCGAATGACTTAAATGAAATTACCCCTGTTTTACGTAAAGATAAGGCACCTGAAGGTGAAAAGCGAGTTGAGCTTCATCTTCATACACCGATGAGTCAAATGGATGCAGTATCATCTGTAAGTGACCTAATTTCGCAAGCGAAAAAATGGGGACATAAAGCGATAGCTGTGACCGACCACGCAGTTGTTCAATCCTTTCCTGAGGCATTTAGTGCTGGGAAAAAAAATGACATTAAAATAATATATGGAGTTGAAGCGAATCTAGTAGATGATGGAGTCCCGATTGCGTATAATGAAGCCCATCGTTTATTAGAGGAAGATACCTTTATTGTTTTTGACGTAGAAACTACAGGGTTATCTGCCGTATACAATACGATCATTGAATTAGCAGCAGTTAAGGTTCATAAGGGAGAGGTAATTGACACATTTGAACGATTTGCCAACCCTCATCACCCACTATCAGCGACAACAATTGACTTAACGGGTATTACTGATGATATGGTTTCTGGTGCTCCAGAGGTTGAAGAAGTTTTAAGAGATTTTCATAAATGGGCGGAAGACGGTATTCTAGTTGCTCATAATGCTACCTTTGATATGGGCTTTCTAAATGTTGGCTACCAAAAATCCGGTTTAGCAAAAGCTAGTAATCCGGTTATCGATACGTTAGAATTAGCTCGTTTTCTTTATCCTGAGATGAAAAACCATCGATTAAATACTTTAGCGAAAAAGTTTGATGTTGATTTAACGCAACATCACAGAGCAATCTACGATGCAGAAGCTACAGGATATTTACTTATTAAAATGTTAAAAGACGCAAATGAAAAAGACATACACTACCATGATCAAATGAACCAGTATATGGGTAAAGGAGAAAGTTTCAAACGATCTAGACCGTATCACTGTACCTTGCTCGCTCAAAATGAAATAGGACTTAAAAACTTGTTTAAGCTTGTGTCCATTTCTCATATTGATTATTTTTATCGTGTCCCTAGAATTCCTCGATCCGTACTACAAAAGCATCGTGAGGGAATAATTGTTGGCTCTGGCTGTTCTAAGGGTGAAGTGTTTGAAGGAATGATGCAGAAGGCTCCTGAGGAAGTAGAAGACTCCGCTCGGTTTTACGATTATATCGAGGTTCAACCGAAGGAAGTCTATCAACATTTAATCGAGATGGATTTAATTCAAAGTCAGCAAAATTTAGAAGATATTATTGAAAAAATTATTGACCTTGGAGAGCGACTGCATATCCCTGTAGTAGCGACAGGAAATGTACATTACTTAAACCCTAACGATGCCATTTATCGTAAAATTCTTATTAATTCACAGGGTGGTGCCAATCCATTAAATCGCCATCAATTGCCTGAGGTTCATTTTCGAACAACGGATGAAATGCTTCAATGCTTTTCCTTTTTAGGTGAGGATAGGGCGAAGGAAATAGTTGTCACGAATACGAATAAAATGGCGGATATGATTGAAGTCATAAAACCGATTAAGGATGACCTGTATACGCCAAAAATTGATGGTGCTGATGAAGAAGTGAGGGAAATGAGCTATTCAATGGCTCGAAGTATTTACGGTGACGAATTACCAGACCTCGTTGAAGCAAGATTAGAGAAAGAATTAAAAAGTATTATTGGTCACGGGTTCGCCGTAATTTATTTAATTTCTCATAAACTCGTAAAAAAATCACTTGACGATGGGTACCTAGTTGGTTCACGTGGCTCAGTCGGATCTTCATTTGTAGCGACGATGACTGAGATTACGGAAGTAAATCCACTTCCCCCACATTATGTTTGTCCTAGTTGTAAGCATTCAGAGTTCTTTAATGATGGTTCTGTAGGGTCAGGGTTTGATTTGCCGAATAAAGATTGTATAAAGTGTGGAGTACCATACACAAAAGATGGTCATGATATACCTTTTGAAACATTCCTTGGCTTTAAAGGGGACAAAGTTCCAGATATCGATTTGAATTTCTCAGGAGAATACCAACCTCGCGCTCATAACTATACAAAAGTGCTGTTTGGGGAAGAATATGTTTATCGAGCAGGAACAATTGGAACAGTTGCAGATAAAACAGCTTATGGATATGTAAAAGGCTATACTTCAGATCATAATTTACAATTAAGAGGGGCAGAGGTTGATCGGTTAGTAAAAGGGTGTACCGGAGTGAAACGAACTTCTGGTCAGCATCCAGGTGGAATTATCGTTGTTCCAGATTATATGGAAATCTATGATTTTTCGCCCATCCAGTATCCCGCCGATGATCAAAGCAGTGAATGGAAAACAACACATTTTGACTTCCATTCTATTCACGATAATTTACTTAAATTAGATATATTAGGCCATGATGATCCCACTGTTATCCGGATGCTTCAAGATTTATCAGGAATTGACCCTAAAACAATCCCAACAGACGATCCAGAAGTGATGAAAATATTCAGCGGTCCAGAGCCGTTAGGCGTCACTGAAGAACAAATTATGTGTAAAACAGGAACGTTAGGAATTCCTGAATTCGGGACTCGGTTTGTCCGTCAAATGCTAGAAGATACAAAACCTACGACGTTTTCGGAGCTTGTCCAAATTTCAGGATTGTCTCACGGGACGGATGTTTGGTTGGGCAATGCACAGGAGTTAATACACAATAAAACGTGTACGTTAAGTGAAGTAATTGGGTGTCGAGACGATATAATGGTCTATTTAATTTATCAAGGCCTAGAACCATCCTTGGCATTTAAGATTATGGAATCTGTTCGTAAAGGGAAAGGGCTTCAACCTGAAATGGAAGATGAAATGAAAAAAAATAACGTTCCCGATTGGTATATCGATTCCTGTAAAAAGATTAAATATATGTTCCCGAAAGCACATGCCGCAGCCTACGTTCTTATGGCTGTTCGAATAGCGTATTTTAAGGTTCATTTGCCTCTATTATATTATGCTGCTTACTTTACAGTTAGGGCAGAGGACTTTGACGTAGATGCGATGGTAAAAGGAACTCAATCCATTCGAGCAAGAGTAGAAGAGATATTGGCGAAAGGCTTAGAGGCTGCGCCAAAAGAAAAAAGTTTATTGACCGTATTGGAGTTGGCATTGGAAATGACAGAAAGAGGATTTAACTTCCAAAGAGTTGACTTATACAAATCGGATGCAAGTCAATTCATTATTGAAGGTAATTCACTCATTCCGCCGTTTAACTCGATTCCTGGATTAGGTACAAATGCGGCCATTAATATTGTGAAGTCTCGTAAAGAAGGTGAATTCCTCTCGAAGGAAGACCTGCAGCAGCGCGGCAGAGTGTCTAAAACGATTATTGAATATCTAGACAATCACGGCTGTTTAGAATCGTTGCCAGACCAAAACCAGTTGTCTCTTTTTTAA
- the rimP gene encoding ribosome maturation factor RimP, protein MSKITNLVEELVSPILEDMNLELVETEYVKEGSSWFLRVFIDKEQGVDIEECGIVSEKLSEKLDELDPIQHNYFLEVSSPGAERPLKKTEDFHKAVGKNVHIKTYEPVDGEKVFEGKLLEYTEDTLIIELTIKTRKKQVQIPKEKVAKARLAIIFS, encoded by the coding sequence ATGAGTAAAATTACGAATCTCGTAGAGGAGCTTGTTTCACCGATTTTAGAGGATATGAATTTAGAATTGGTTGAAACGGAATACGTAAAAGAAGGAAGTAGTTGGTTTCTTCGCGTATTTATAGATAAAGAGCAAGGTGTAGATATTGAAGAATGTGGAATCGTCAGTGAAAAACTGAGTGAAAAGCTTGATGAGCTTGATCCGATTCAACACAATTATTTTCTTGAAGTTTCTTCTCCTGGAGCGGAAAGACCTCTGAAGAAAACGGAGGATTTTCATAAAGCTGTTGGAAAAAATGTTCATATTAAAACATATGAACCCGTTGATGGAGAAAAAGTTTTTGAAGGAAAGCTTCTTGAATACACAGAAGATACTCTTATCATTGAATTAACGATTAAAACAAGAAAAAAACAAGTGCAAATCCCAAAGGAAAAAGTGGCAAAAGCAAGGCTTGCTATCATCTTTTCCTAA
- the nusA gene encoding transcription termination factor NusA: protein MSTEFLDALTILEKDKGISRDVLIDAIEAALVSAYKRNFNQAQNVRVDLNVDTGTMRVFARKEVVDEVFDPRLEISIEDAKNYNPNYVVGDIVELEVTPKDFGRIAAQTAKQVVTQRVREAERGIVYSEFIDREEDIMTGIVQRLDHRYIYVALGKIEALLPINEQMPNESYKPHDRIKVFLTKVEKTTKGPQIFVSRSHPGLLKRLFEIEVPEIFDGTVEIKSVAREAGDRSKISVYADNPEVDPVGACVGARGGRVQAIVNELKGEKIDIVEWSEDPVEFVANALSPSKVLEVQVNEEEKATTVIVPDYQLSLAIGKRGQNARLAAKLTNWKIDIKSETDARALGIYPREENLLVSEPTESDEEDDLFKDGIE from the coding sequence ATGAGCACAGAATTTTTAGATGCTCTAACGATTTTAGAGAAGGATAAAGGTATTTCAAGGGATGTATTAATCGATGCAATTGAAGCAGCACTCGTATCGGCGTACAAGCGGAATTTTAATCAAGCACAAAACGTCCGTGTAGACTTAAATGTTGATACAGGTACAATGCGCGTATTTGCTCGTAAAGAAGTAGTGGATGAAGTATTTGATCCTCGTTTAGAAATATCCATTGAAGATGCTAAAAATTATAATCCTAACTATGTTGTAGGGGATATCGTTGAATTGGAAGTAACACCAAAGGATTTTGGACGAATAGCTGCGCAAACAGCGAAGCAAGTGGTTACACAACGTGTTCGTGAAGCAGAGCGAGGTATTGTCTATTCTGAATTTATCGATAGAGAAGAAGATATTATGACAGGTATTGTTCAACGATTGGACCATCGCTATATTTATGTAGCCCTTGGCAAGATTGAAGCACTTCTTCCAATTAACGAGCAAATGCCAAATGAATCCTATAAACCACACGACCGTATTAAAGTATTTCTTACAAAAGTTGAAAAAACAACAAAAGGACCACAAATTTTTGTATCTCGGTCCCATCCTGGCTTATTGAAGCGTTTATTTGAAATTGAAGTTCCTGAAATTTTTGATGGGACGGTTGAAATTAAGTCTGTTGCACGTGAGGCAGGAGACCGCTCGAAAATTTCTGTTTACGCTGATAACCCTGAAGTTGATCCTGTTGGCGCTTGTGTAGGAGCAAGAGGAGGACGTGTTCAGGCTATCGTTAATGAATTAAAAGGTGAAAAAATCGACATTGTTGAATGGTCAGAAGACCCTGTTGAATTTGTTGCAAATGCACTTAGCCCTTCAAAGGTCCTTGAAGTACAAGTGAATGAAGAGGAGAAGGCTACGACCGTAATCGTTCCTGACTATCAGCTTTCTTTAGCAATCGGTAAGCGCGGTCAAAATGCAAGGTTAGCAGCAAAATTGACGAATTGGAAAATTGATATTAAAAGCGAAACGGATGCACGTGCATTGGGAATCTATCCTCGTGAAGAGAATCTCCTCGTATCTGAACCTACTGAATCAGATGAAGAAGATGATCTTTTTAAAGATGGAATCGAGTAA
- the rnpM gene encoding RNase P modulator RnpM, with product MNTRKKIPLRKCVATGEMKPKKEMIRIVRSKQGDVSIDLTGKKSGRGAYLSKDKEVILLAKKKNILANQLGAKIPETVYEDLLQAVEEE from the coding sequence ATGAATACTCGAAAAAAAATCCCATTAAGAAAATGTGTAGCAACTGGTGAAATGAAACCAAAAAAAGAAATGATCCGTATCGTTCGTTCAAAACAGGGAGACGTATCTATCGACCTAACTGGAAAGAAGTCTGGTAGAGGGGCTTATTTATCTAAGGATAAGGAAGTCATTTTATTAGCCAAAAAGAAAAATATTTTAGCCAACCAATTAGGTGCAAAGATTCCTGAGACTGTATACGAAGATCTTTTACAAGCAGTGGAAGAGGAGTAG
- a CDS encoding YlxQ family RNA-binding protein — protein MKSAPWLSLLGLANRARKVISGEELVIKEVRSGRAKLVILSQDASENTAKKVKDKCRTYGVPVRIVENRELLGHAIGKEARVVVALSDNGFANKLFTLLD, from the coding sequence ATGAAATCAGCGCCTTGGCTATCGTTACTAGGTTTGGCAAATCGAGCGAGAAAAGTGATTTCTGGAGAAGAATTGGTCATTAAAGAAGTAAGAAGCGGACGTGCCAAGCTTGTTATATTATCACAAGATGCTTCTGAAAATACGGCGAAAAAAGTGAAAGATAAATGTCGTACATATGGTGTGCCAGTTAGGATTGTCGAAAATCGTGAACTCTTGGGTCACGCCATTGGCAAGGAAGCTCGTGTTGTGGTTGCCCTGTCTGACAATGGGTTTGCTAACAAGCTGTTCACTTTGCTCGATTAA
- the infB gene encoding translation initiation factor IF-2, whose product MSKTRVYEYAKKHNVSSKDIINNLKELNVEVSNHMATLDDAMIQKLNKKYVKENPVEDAPKKEKVKSVPTNPNKKNPNKPANNKGKNQRNQRKQNSKRPANKNQHKPAPTPRKEKELPEKITFTESLTVAELGKKLHRDPAEIIKKLFMLGVMATINQQLDKDSIELICSEYGVEVEEEILVDTTDLETYFTEDSENDVVERPSVVTIMGHVDHGKTTLLDSIRNTKVTEGEAGGITQHIGAYQVEEKGKKITFLDTPGHAAFTTMRARGAKITDIAIIVVAADDGVMPQTVEAINHAKAAEVPIIIAVNKMDKPTANPDRVMQELTEHGLVPEDWGGDTIFVPLSALTGEGIDSLLEMILLVSEVEELKANPDRLAMGTVIEAELDKGRGSVATLLVQNGSLKVGDPIVVGNTYGRVRAMVNDLGRRVKEVGPSTPVEITGLNDVPLAGDRFVVLPNEKSARQIGESRAQQALQALRSEKSRVTLDNLFEQMKQGEMKDLNIVLKADVQGSLEAVSAALYKIDVEGVNIKIIHTAVGALNESDITLAAASNAIVIGFNVRPDVNAKRAAEAEGVDIRLHRIIYKVIEEIEAAMKGLLDPEFEEKVIGQAEVRQTFKVSKVGTIAGSFVTEGKITRNSGIRVIRDGIVIFEGELDALKRFKDDAKEVARGYECGITVQNFNDIKEGDVLEAFVMEEVER is encoded by the coding sequence ATGAGTAAAACGCGTGTTTACGAATATGCAAAAAAACATAATGTATCTAGTAAAGACATTATTAACAATTTGAAAGAACTGAATGTGGAAGTATCGAATCATATGGCAACATTAGATGATGCGATGATTCAAAAGTTAAATAAAAAATATGTAAAAGAAAATCCGGTGGAAGATGCACCGAAAAAAGAAAAGGTGAAATCTGTGCCGACAAATCCAAATAAAAAAAATCCAAATAAACCTGCAAATAATAAAGGGAAAAACCAAAGAAATCAAAGAAAACAAAATAGTAAGCGACCAGCTAATAAAAATCAACACAAGCCAGCTCCAACACCTAGAAAAGAAAAAGAGCTTCCAGAAAAAATTACATTCACAGAATCTCTAACAGTAGCAGAATTAGGGAAAAAGCTTCACCGTGATCCAGCTGAAATTATAAAAAAATTATTTATGTTAGGTGTAATGGCTACCATTAACCAACAATTAGATAAAGATTCGATTGAATTAATATGTTCTGAGTATGGTGTTGAGGTAGAAGAAGAAATCTTAGTCGATACAACTGATCTTGAAACATATTTCACTGAAGATAGCGAGAATGATGTTGTTGAACGCCCATCAGTTGTAACGATTATGGGACACGTTGACCATGGTAAAACAACGCTTCTTGATTCCATTCGTAATACGAAAGTGACGGAGGGAGAAGCTGGTGGAATTACACAACATATTGGTGCTTATCAAGTAGAAGAAAAAGGTAAGAAGATTACTTTCCTTGATACACCTGGCCATGCTGCGTTTACAACGATGCGTGCAAGAGGGGCTAAAATTACGGATATTGCGATTATCGTTGTTGCAGCAGACGATGGAGTAATGCCTCAAACAGTAGAAGCCATTAACCATGCAAAAGCAGCAGAGGTTCCGATTATTATTGCTGTTAACAAAATGGACAAACCAACTGCAAACCCTGATCGTGTTATGCAAGAGCTTACTGAGCATGGACTTGTACCTGAAGATTGGGGTGGAGATACGATCTTCGTTCCACTATCTGCTCTAACAGGTGAAGGAATCGACTCTTTGTTAGAAATGATTTTACTTGTTTCAGAAGTAGAGGAGTTAAAAGCGAACCCAGACCGTTTAGCAATGGGTACAGTAATTGAAGCAGAGCTTGATAAGGGAAGGGGTTCTGTTGCAACATTACTTGTGCAAAACGGTTCGTTAAAAGTAGGAGATCCAATCGTAGTTGGAAATACGTACGGACGTGTTCGTGCAATGGTCAACGACCTTGGCAGAAGAGTGAAAGAGGTTGGACCGTCAACTCCTGTAGAAATAACGGGATTAAATGATGTCCCACTTGCTGGAGATCGTTTTGTCGTATTGCCAAACGAAAAGAGTGCTCGTCAAATTGGAGAAAGCCGTGCTCAACAAGCTTTGCAAGCACTTCGAAGTGAAAAATCCCGTGTTACACTTGATAACCTATTCGAGCAAATGAAGCAAGGGGAAATGAAAGACTTAAACATCGTATTAAAAGCAGACGTTCAAGGTTCTCTAGAGGCTGTATCAGCAGCTCTATACAAAATTGACGTTGAAGGTGTAAATATTAAAATTATTCACACAGCTGTTGGTGCGCTGAATGAGTCTGATATTACGTTAGCAGCTGCATCAAATGCCATTGTTATTGGGTTTAATGTTCGTCCTGACGTAAATGCAAAACGTGCTGCAGAAGCTGAAGGTGTTGATATCCGCCTTCATAGAATTATTTATAAAGTTATTGAAGAAATTGAAGCGGCAATGAAAGGGTTATTAGACCCTGAATTTGAAGAAAAAGTAATTGGGCAAGCAGAAGTGCGCCAAACGTTTAAAGTTTCAAAAGTTGGTACAATTGCGGGTAGTTTCGTAACGGAAGGGAAAATTACTCGTAATAGTGGCATTCGTGTTATTCGCGATGGAATTGTCATTTTTGAAGGAGAATTAGATGCACTTAAACGCTTTAAAGATGACGCAAAAGAAGTTGCTCGTGGATATGAATGTGGTATTACAGTTCAAAACTTTAACGATATTAAAGAGGGCGATGTATTAGAAGCCTTTGTAATGGAGGAAGTGGAGCGTTAA
- a CDS encoding DUF503 domain-containing protein, protein MIGFAECEFFIHHTHSLKEKRAVLQRVLTRLKQKANVSVAEVKYQDLWQRTGVAIVTVASSRKAAERELNNALTFLDSFPDWERTNTTVEWL, encoded by the coding sequence ATGATCGGCTTTGCCGAATGTGAATTTTTTATTCATCATACGCACTCCTTAAAAGAAAAAAGAGCCGTGCTTCAGCGTGTACTGACACGGCTTAAACAAAAAGCGAATGTTTCTGTTGCTGAAGTGAAGTATCAAGATTTATGGCAGCGCACTGGGGTTGCCATTGTGACAGTAGCTTCTAGTAGAAAGGCAGCAGAACGGGAGCTTAATAACGCGCTAACGTTTTTGGACTCTTTTCCAGATTGGGAAAGAACAAATACAACGGTAGAATGGTTATAA
- the rbfA gene encoding 30S ribosome-binding factor RbfA, giving the protein MSLRANRIGEQMKKELSDIIGRKIKDPRIGFVTVTDVQVSGDLQQSKVYITVLGDENQRENTLKGLAKAKGFIRSELGHRIRLRKTPEIIFEFDESIDYGNHIETLLQKISDEPKVEE; this is encoded by the coding sequence ATGAGTCTTCGTGCCAATCGAATCGGAGAGCAAATGAAAAAAGAGCTCAGCGATATTATCGGACGCAAAATTAAGGACCCTCGTATTGGATTTGTTACAGTTACAGATGTTCAAGTATCTGGTGATTTGCAACAATCAAAAGTATATATTACTGTCCTTGGTGATGAAAATCAAAGAGAAAATACATTAAAAGGACTTGCCAAGGCGAAAGGTTTTATCCGTTCGGAGCTAGGGCATCGAATTCGTTTACGCAAGACACCTGAAATCATTTTTGAATTTGATGAATCAATTGATTATGGAAATCATATTGAAACACTGTTACAGAAAATTTCAGATGAACCAAAAGTAGAAGAATAA
- the truB gene encoding tRNA pseudouridine(55) synthase TruB: MNGILPLWKPKGMTSHDCVFKVRKILKMKKVGHTGTLDPDVTGVLPICLGRATKVAEYITDAGKVYEGEVTIGWSTTTEDSSGETVDKKTVNRSIKRDEVLAVLKNLTGEILQTPPMFSAVKVNGKRLYEYARQGIEVERPSRKVTIHSLELLDDRQCFEGESITFAFRAACSKGTYIRTLAVEIGEQLGYPAHMSKLVRTSAANISSDMCITLQDLEDKMKMGDLKENILPIEYGISYLPNLVISDTLAEKVKNGALLTIPDAWPSSDAKVVFYHDNKAIAIYQNHPTKSGLIKPIKVLHND; encoded by the coding sequence TTGAACGGTATTTTGCCTCTTTGGAAACCAAAAGGAATGACAAGCCACGATTGTGTATTTAAAGTCCGAAAGATTTTAAAAATGAAAAAAGTAGGTCATACAGGGACGTTAGATCCCGATGTAACAGGCGTTTTACCGATATGTCTTGGTCGTGCAACAAAAGTTGCAGAATACATTACAGATGCTGGTAAGGTGTATGAAGGTGAGGTAACGATTGGGTGGTCAACTACAACAGAAGATTCTTCAGGTGAAACCGTTGACAAGAAAACAGTAAACCGTTCCATTAAAAGGGACGAGGTATTAGCTGTTCTGAAAAACTTAACCGGTGAAATCCTGCAAACTCCACCAATGTTTTCTGCTGTGAAAGTGAATGGTAAAAGGCTTTATGAATACGCTCGACAAGGAATTGAGGTTGAAAGACCATCGCGTAAAGTAACGATACACTCTTTAGAGTTATTAGACGATCGTCAGTGCTTTGAAGGAGAGTCGATAACATTTGCATTTCGTGCAGCTTGTAGTAAGGGCACATATATAAGAACACTAGCAGTAGAAATAGGGGAGCAATTGGGATACCCCGCTCATATGTCTAAACTAGTTAGAACAAGTGCGGCAAACATTTCCTCCGATATGTGCATCACACTACAAGATTTAGAAGATAAGATGAAAATGGGTGATTTGAAAGAGAATATCCTTCCTATTGAATATGGAATTTCTTATTTGCCGAATCTTGTAATAAGTGATACATTAGCAGAGAAAGTAAAAAATGGAGCACTTTTAACTATTCCTGATGCTTGGCCTTCCTCTGATGCAAAAGTTGTGTTTTATCATGATAATAAGGCGATAGCTATTTATCAAAATCATCCAACAAAATCAGGTTTAATTAAACCTATAAAAGTTCTTCATAATGACTAA